One window of the Klebsiella oxytoca genome contains the following:
- a CDS encoding phosphoethanolamine transferase, translating into MNVTLKETLVTRRPVLNPWTGFYFLQSLFINLALGYDFSLLYTVAFTCVLHLLWRSFPRAQKAVVGVYSLLAAMYYPFGQAYGAPNFNTLLALHATNIEESTEILTIFPWYNYLLAIFIFALGVIAVRRRPEPSARWGKLDTLGLVFCIGIFFLQPIQNLAWGGVFKVIDTGYPAVRFIKDVVVNNNEVLDEQARMTQLANMKDSWHVLAVKPKYHLYVVVIGESARRDALGAFGGHWDNTPFTSSVNGYLFNDYVAASGSTQKSLGLTLNRVVDDKPQFQDNFVTLANRAGFQTWWFSNQGQIGEYDTAIASIAKRADEVQFLKNGDFEANKNTQDEQLLTLTAQVLATRRTQPQLIVLHLMGSHPQACDRTKGKYAVFVQSKETSCYLYTMTQTDTLLSNLYTQLQNSGETFSMTYFSDHGLAFKERGKEVQYLAHDDKYQQNFQVPFMVISSDDKAHKVIKARRSANDFLSFFAQWTGISAREITPRYRFISEQKAGPIYITNFQLKKVDYTHLGTDAFTVN; encoded by the coding sequence ATGAATGTCACGCTAAAAGAAACGCTGGTCACCCGCAGACCGGTCCTGAACCCATGGACAGGATTCTACTTTTTACAATCGCTGTTTATTAACCTGGCGCTGGGCTACGACTTTAGCCTGCTTTATACCGTTGCTTTTACCTGCGTGCTGCATCTGCTCTGGCGGAGCTTTCCACGCGCGCAAAAAGCGGTGGTCGGCGTCTACTCGCTGCTGGCGGCCATGTACTACCCTTTTGGCCAGGCCTACGGCGCACCGAACTTCAACACGCTGCTGGCGTTACACGCCACTAATATAGAAGAGTCCACCGAGATCCTGACGATCTTCCCGTGGTACAACTATCTGCTGGCCATCTTTATCTTTGCGCTCGGAGTAATTGCCGTGCGCCGCAGGCCGGAACCCTCTGCACGCTGGGGGAAATTAGATACCCTGGGGCTGGTTTTTTGCATCGGTATTTTTTTCCTGCAACCGATACAAAACCTTGCCTGGGGCGGCGTCTTTAAGGTTATCGACACCGGCTATCCGGCAGTACGCTTTATTAAAGATGTCGTCGTCAATAACAATGAAGTGCTGGATGAGCAGGCGCGGATGACGCAGCTGGCCAATATGAAAGACAGCTGGCACGTGCTGGCGGTTAAGCCCAAATATCATCTGTATGTGGTGGTGATCGGAGAGAGCGCGCGTCGCGACGCGCTTGGCGCCTTCGGTGGCCACTGGGACAACACACCGTTCACCAGTTCGGTAAACGGCTATCTGTTCAATGACTACGTCGCCGCCAGCGGCTCAACGCAGAAATCTCTCGGTTTGACCCTTAACCGCGTGGTCGACGATAAACCGCAGTTCCAGGATAACTTTGTTACTCTCGCTAATCGCGCCGGCTTCCAGACCTGGTGGTTCTCGAATCAGGGGCAAATTGGTGAATACGATACGGCGATTGCGAGTATCGCCAAACGCGCGGACGAAGTTCAGTTCCTCAAGAACGGCGATTTCGAGGCCAATAAAAATACTCAGGATGAGCAGCTATTAACGCTGACCGCTCAGGTGCTCGCCACCCGGAGAACCCAGCCGCAGCTGATCGTTCTGCATTTGATGGGCTCTCATCCGCAGGCCTGCGACCGCACCAAAGGCAAATACGCCGTTTTCGTGCAGTCGAAAGAGACCTCCTGCTATCTCTACACCATGACGCAAACCGATACGCTGCTGAGCAATCTTTATACTCAGCTACAAAATTCGGGGGAAACCTTCTCGATGACCTATTTTTCCGATCACGGTCTGGCCTTTAAGGAACGCGGGAAAGAGGTGCAGTATCTGGCGCACGACGATAAGTATCAGCAGAATTTCCAGGTGCCGTTTATGGTGATCTCCAGCGATGATAAAGCGCATAAGGTCATTAAAGCGCGGCGTTCCGCCAATGACTTCCTCAGCTTCTTTGCGCAGTGGACCGGGATCAGCGCCCGGGAGATAACCCCGCGCTATCGCTTTATCTCAGAACAGAAGGCCGGCCCCATCTACATCACCAACTTCCAGCTGAAGAAAGTCGACTATACCCATCTGGGCACCGACGCGTTCACCGTCAATTAA
- a CDS encoding glycoside hydrolase family 1 protein: MNRTLPADFLWGNSVSSMQTEGAWNEGGKGMSVYDIRQPAEFASDWKVATDSYHRYREDFDLMQDLGMNCYRFQIAWSRVCPQGDGEFNEEGIAFYHRFIDELIARGIEPMICLYHFDMPLSLAERYNGFTDRRVMEAFIRYGQKMIDCFGSKVKWWLTFNEQNLYHMPDAFLISGYMRGEKTLRELYQIQHHVMMAHVHLTHYLHQTKPQCLMGGMLAHALVYPATCKPRDILCAQQLDEFLNQNLLRAFAGEGYSPEVMHVVAREGLEDIYREEDLTLMAKVKIDYLAFSYYASKALDSDPIPPDTPVNYYMQFGDKKNQYLEATEWGWQIDPLGFRTIITRYYNDWRLPVFPIENGIGVIESWDGVNQVADDYRIAYHRDHINAMKEAMFEDGAQVIGYLGWGLIDILSSQGDMRKRYGVVYVNRENHDLKDLKRVPKKSYAWLKRAIRSNGEEM; encoded by the coding sequence ATGAACAGAACATTACCGGCAGATTTTTTATGGGGTAATTCAGTTTCCAGTATGCAAACTGAAGGGGCGTGGAATGAGGGTGGAAAAGGGATGTCGGTCTATGATATCCGCCAGCCTGCGGAATTTGCTTCCGACTGGAAGGTGGCGACGGATTCCTACCATCGCTATCGGGAGGATTTCGATCTGATGCAGGATTTAGGCATGAACTGCTACCGCTTCCAGATTGCGTGGAGCCGCGTTTGCCCGCAAGGTGACGGTGAGTTCAACGAAGAAGGAATTGCCTTTTATCACCGGTTTATCGACGAGCTAATTGCCCGCGGCATTGAGCCGATGATCTGCCTGTATCACTTCGATATGCCGCTGTCGCTGGCTGAGCGCTACAACGGTTTTACCGACCGTCGGGTGATGGAAGCCTTTATTCGTTACGGGCAGAAGATGATCGACTGCTTTGGCAGCAAGGTGAAGTGGTGGCTGACCTTTAATGAACAGAATCTTTACCATATGCCGGACGCGTTTCTGATTTCAGGCTATATGCGCGGCGAGAAGACCCTGCGCGAGCTGTATCAGATCCAGCATCACGTGATGATGGCCCACGTTCACCTCACGCACTATCTGCACCAGACTAAACCGCAGTGCCTGATGGGCGGTATGCTGGCCCATGCGCTGGTCTATCCGGCGACCTGCAAACCGCGCGATATCCTTTGCGCCCAGCAGCTCGATGAGTTCTTAAACCAGAACCTGCTGCGCGCCTTTGCCGGGGAGGGCTACAGCCCTGAGGTCATGCACGTGGTCGCCCGCGAAGGCCTGGAGGATATCTACCGCGAAGAAGACCTGACGCTGATGGCGAAGGTAAAAATCGACTACCTGGCCTTTAGCTACTACGCCAGCAAGGCCCTTGATAGCGACCCGATCCCGCCGGACACGCCGGTCAACTACTACATGCAGTTTGGCGATAAAAAGAATCAATACCTGGAGGCCACCGAATGGGGCTGGCAGATCGATCCGCTGGGCTTTCGCACCATTATTACCCGCTACTACAACGACTGGCGTCTGCCGGTATTTCCGATTGAAAACGGTATTGGGGTGATTGAGTCCTGGGACGGCGTAAACCAGGTGGCCGACGACTACCGCATCGCCTATCATCGCGACCATATCAACGCGATGAAAGAGGCGATGTTTGAGGATGGCGCGCAGGTAATTGGCTATCTGGGCTGGGGGTTAATCGATATTCTCAGTTCTCAGGGCGATATGCGCAAACGCTACGGGGTTGTTTACGTGAATCGCGAAAACCACGATCTGAAGGACCTCAAGCGCGTGCCGAAGAAAAGCTATGCCTGGCTGAAGCGGGCCATTCGCAGTAACGGTGAAGAGATGTAG
- a CDS encoding tyrosine-protein phosphatase, with product MTTISRHPAFLSLQGGINFRDLGGQRTADGRRVRSGKLFRSGSLHMMTTDDLTHLDSIPLSRVIDYRDPGEVSRSPDKLNKTAHYLNAPANPHVRDVNAKVTELNADTLNDLNGEQFMLELYRQLPFNNAAYRQLAGWLMEPFDGALLQHCAVGKDRTGVGCALTLFALGCDRQTVMEEYLLTQGMLTQVEDFMLASLGDKLTARGRQNLAEIMTVHESYLAAALSGIEERYASVDAWLEKEYRLTPQAREALQSRLLEG from the coding sequence ATGACCACAATCTCTCGTCATCCGGCTTTTTTATCGCTGCAGGGCGGTATCAACTTTCGCGATCTGGGCGGCCAGCGTACCGCCGACGGTCGCCGCGTGCGTTCGGGGAAATTATTCCGTTCCGGCTCGCTGCATATGATGACGACCGATGACTTAACCCATCTGGACTCAATTCCGCTTAGCCGGGTAATTGATTATCGCGACCCGGGAGAGGTGAGTCGCAGCCCCGATAAGCTGAACAAAACGGCTCACTACCTCAACGCCCCTGCGAACCCGCACGTTCGCGACGTCAACGCTAAAGTGACCGAGCTCAACGCCGACACGTTAAATGACCTGAACGGCGAGCAGTTTATGCTGGAGCTCTATCGCCAGCTGCCGTTCAATAACGCCGCCTATCGCCAGCTCGCCGGTTGGCTGATGGAGCCTTTCGACGGCGCGCTGCTGCAGCACTGCGCGGTGGGCAAAGACCGCACCGGCGTAGGTTGCGCTTTAACGCTCTTCGCCCTCGGCTGCGATCGCCAGACGGTGATGGAAGAGTATCTGCTCACCCAGGGCATGCTGACTCAGGTCGAAGATTTTATGCTCGCCTCGCTCGGCGATAAGCTGACCGCCCGCGGCCGGCAGAACCTGGCGGAAATAATGACGGTTCATGAATCTTATCTTGCGGCTGCGCTTTCCGGGATCGAGGAGCGTTACGCCAGCGTCGATGCCTGGCTGGAAAAAGAGTATCGGCTTACGCCACAGGCGCGAGAAGCGCTGCAGTCGCGGCTTCTGGAGGGGTGA
- the ompX gene encoding outer membrane protein OmpX produces the protein MNKIARFSALAVVLAASVGTTAFAATSTVTGGYAQSDMQGQANKAGGFNLKYRYEQDNNPLGVIGSFTYTEKDRSEDGVYKKGQYYGITAGPAYRLNDWASIYGVVGVGYGKFQNNSYPNKTDMSDYGFSYGAGLQFNPIENVALDFSYEQSRIRNVDVGTWIAGVGYRF, from the coding sequence ATGAATAAAATTGCACGTTTTTCAGCACTGGCCGTTGTTCTGGCTGCATCCGTAGGTACCACTGCTTTCGCTGCAACTTCTACCGTTACCGGTGGTTACGCTCAGAGCGACATGCAGGGTCAGGCCAACAAAGCAGGCGGTTTCAACCTGAAGTATCGTTACGAGCAAGACAACAACCCGCTGGGTGTTATCGGTTCTTTCACCTACACTGAAAAAGATCGTAGCGAAGATGGCGTTTACAAGAAAGGCCAGTACTACGGCATCACCGCAGGTCCGGCTTACCGTCTGAATGACTGGGCAAGCATCTACGGCGTTGTGGGCGTTGGCTACGGTAAATTCCAGAACAACAGCTACCCGAACAAAACCGATATGAGCGACTACGGTTTCTCTTACGGTGCTGGTCTGCAGTTCAACCCGATTGAAAACGTTGCCCTCGACTTCTCCTACGAGCAGTCCCGCATCCGTAACGTTGACGTTGGCACCTGGATTGCTGGCGTAGGTTACCGCTTCTAA
- the ldtB gene encoding L,D-transpeptidase has protein sequence MKLSTLFAAAFAIVGFCNTASAVTYPLPTDGSRLIGQNQVITIPEGNKQPLEYFAAEYQMGLSNMLEANPGVDTFLPKGGTVLNIPQQLILPDTVHEGIVINSAEMRLYYYPKGTNTVIVLPIGIGQLGKDTPINWVTKVERKKAGPTWTPTAKMHAEYRAAGEPLPAVVPAGPDNPMGLYALYIGRLYAIHGTNANFGIGLRVSHGCVRLRNDDIKFLFENVPVGTRVEFIDEPVKATTEPDGSRYIEVHNPLSTTEAQFQGDEIVPITLTKSVQSVSSQADVDQSVLDQAIQNRSGMPVRLN, from the coding sequence ATGAAATTATCAACTCTCTTCGCGGCAGCCTTCGCCATCGTGGGCTTTTGCAACACAGCATCTGCTGTAACCTACCCTCTGCCGACCGACGGCAGCCGTCTGATTGGTCAGAATCAGGTGATCACTATTCCGGAAGGCAACAAGCAGCCGCTGGAATATTTTGCCGCCGAATATCAGATGGGTTTATCCAACATGCTGGAAGCCAACCCGGGCGTGGACACCTTCCTGCCGAAGGGCGGTACGGTGCTGAACATCCCACAGCAGCTGATCCTGCCGGACACCGTGCATGAAGGTATCGTCATCAACAGCGCGGAGATGCGCCTCTACTACTATCCGAAGGGCACTAACACCGTCATCGTGTTGCCTATCGGTATCGGTCAGCTAGGTAAAGACACGCCAATCAACTGGGTCACCAAAGTTGAGCGTAAAAAAGCCGGTCCGACCTGGACCCCGACGGCCAAAATGCATGCCGAATACCGCGCGGCCGGCGAACCGCTGCCTGCGGTGGTTCCTGCCGGTCCTGATAACCCGATGGGCCTGTACGCGCTGTATATCGGCCGCCTGTACGCCATTCACGGTACTAACGCCAACTTCGGTATCGGCCTGCGCGTCAGCCACGGCTGCGTACGTCTGCGTAACGACGATATTAAATTCCTGTTTGAAAACGTGCCGGTCGGCACCCGCGTTGAATTTATCGATGAGCCAGTGAAAGCGACGACTGAGCCAGACGGCAGCCGCTACATTGAAGTTCACAACCCGCTCTCTACTACAGAAGCACAGTTCCAGGGCGACGAAATCGTACCGATTACGCTGACCAAATCAGTGCAGAGCGTGTCCAGCCAGGCTGACGTAGACCAGAGCGTCCTCGATCAGGCGATTCAGAACCGTTCCGGTATGCCGGTGCGTCTGAACTAA
- a CDS encoding aldo/keto reductase translates to MRYQKLGHTGLFVSELCLGTMTFGGEGGMWGKVGQLRQAEAERLVGSALDAGINFIDTADVYSEGRSEEITGQALKNLKVPRENVVVATKVFGETGTAGVNSRGSSRYHIIGGVKENLRRLQLDHIDLYQLHGFDPATPIEETLYALDNLVQHGHVRYIGVSNWAAWQIVKALGISERLGLARFASLQAYYTIAGRDLERELVPMMQSEGLGLMVWSPLAGGLLSGKYDRDGQSASGGRRLEFDFPPVNKERAFDCIDVMREIADAKGVSVAQIALAWLLHQPAVSSVIIGARRAEQLADNLAATTIVLSDAELERLDAVSALPREYPGWMQERQGEYRRNQLAQQ, encoded by the coding sequence ATGCGTTATCAAAAACTGGGCCATACCGGCCTTTTCGTCTCTGAGCTGTGCCTGGGCACCATGACCTTCGGCGGGGAAGGCGGTATGTGGGGCAAAGTGGGGCAACTGCGCCAGGCGGAGGCTGAACGGCTGGTGGGCAGCGCGCTGGATGCGGGCATCAACTTCATCGACACCGCTGACGTCTATTCAGAAGGACGCTCGGAAGAGATTACCGGCCAGGCGCTGAAGAATCTGAAAGTACCGCGGGAAAACGTGGTGGTGGCGACCAAAGTGTTTGGCGAGACCGGCACCGCGGGCGTTAACTCACGCGGTAGTTCACGCTATCACATTATCGGTGGCGTAAAAGAGAACCTGCGTCGCCTGCAGCTCGATCATATCGATCTCTACCAACTCCATGGCTTCGATCCGGCAACCCCTATCGAAGAGACGCTGTATGCGCTGGATAATCTGGTGCAGCACGGTCACGTTCGCTATATCGGCGTGTCGAACTGGGCGGCCTGGCAGATTGTCAAAGCGCTGGGAATCTCTGAGCGCCTGGGTCTGGCGCGCTTTGCTTCATTACAGGCTTACTACACCATTGCCGGACGCGATCTGGAGCGCGAGCTGGTGCCGATGATGCAAAGCGAAGGGCTGGGGCTGATGGTCTGGAGCCCGCTGGCGGGAGGATTGCTCAGCGGTAAGTACGATCGTGATGGGCAGTCGGCAAGCGGCGGCCGTCGTCTGGAGTTTGATTTCCCTCCGGTGAACAAAGAGCGGGCTTTTGACTGCATCGATGTGATGCGAGAAATTGCCGACGCCAAAGGCGTTTCGGTGGCGCAAATCGCGCTGGCCTGGCTGCTGCATCAGCCGGCGGTAAGCAGCGTGATTATAGGCGCCAGGCGCGCCGAGCAGCTCGCCGATAATCTTGCGGCAACCACTATTGTTTTGAGCGACGCCGAGCTGGAGCGGCTTGATGCGGTCAGCGCGCTGCCGCGAGAGTATCCGGGCTGGATGCAGGAGCGCCAGGGTGAATATCGGCGTAATCAGCTCGCACAGCAGTAA
- the rhtA gene encoding threonine/homoserine exporter RhtA yields the protein MPGSSRKVPAWLPILVIIIAMISIQSGASLAKSLFPLVGAPGVTALRLALGTLILVVIFKPWRLRFAAEQRLPLLLYGLSLGAMNYLFYLSIQRIPLGVAVALEFTGPLAVALFGSRRPLDFVWVVLAVLGLWFLLPLGQSVSQVDPVGALLALGAGACWAVYILTGQRAGEEHGPATVAMGSLIAAVVFVPMGMIQASDTLFQWGLLLPGLGIAILSTALPYSLEMVALTRMPSKTFGTLMSMEPALAALSGMVFLGETLTAIQLLALGAIILASMGSTLTMRRETKIQKVEIN from the coding sequence ATGCCCGGCTCGTCCCGTAAAGTACCGGCGTGGTTGCCGATACTGGTTATTATCATTGCCATGATTTCCATCCAGAGTGGCGCTTCGCTGGCCAAATCACTGTTCCCGCTCGTCGGTGCACCGGGCGTTACCGCCCTGCGTCTGGCTCTTGGAACCTTGATCCTGGTGGTTATCTTCAAACCCTGGCGCCTGCGCTTTGCTGCGGAACAGCGCCTGCCGCTGCTGCTATACGGCCTGTCGCTGGGTGCAATGAACTACCTGTTCTATTTATCCATTCAACGAATTCCGCTAGGTGTCGCAGTGGCGCTGGAGTTTACCGGACCGCTGGCGGTCGCCCTCTTTGGCTCTCGTCGCCCTCTTGATTTTGTCTGGGTGGTACTGGCGGTGCTCGGACTATGGTTCCTGCTGCCGTTGGGGCAAAGCGTTTCGCAGGTCGATCCTGTGGGCGCTCTGCTGGCGCTCGGTGCGGGAGCCTGCTGGGCGGTATATATTCTGACCGGTCAGCGCGCCGGAGAAGAGCATGGGCCGGCAACGGTCGCGATGGGGTCACTTATCGCGGCGGTGGTTTTCGTGCCAATGGGGATGATTCAGGCCAGCGATACGCTATTTCAGTGGGGCCTATTGTTACCTGGCCTGGGAATCGCCATTTTATCGACCGCACTCCCCTACTCTCTGGAGATGGTAGCCCTGACCCGTATGCCCAGCAAGACGTTTGGCACTTTGATGAGCATGGAGCCAGCTCTCGCCGCACTCTCGGGAATGGTATTTCTTGGCGAAACGCTCACCGCAATCCAATTGCTGGCGCTGGGAGCCATCATACTTGCCTCAATGGGCTCCACGCTGACCATGCGCCGGGAAACTAAAATAC
- the mntS gene encoding manganase accumulation protein MntS, with protein MNEFKRCLNVFTHSPFKVRLMLVGMLCDLINGKPQQDKPKN; from the coding sequence ATGAATGAATTCAAGAGGTGCTTAAACGTGTTTACCCATTCTCCTTTTAAAGTTCGGTTAATGCTTGTAGGTATGCTGTGCGATCTGATAAACGGCAAACCGCAGCAGGATAAACCTAAAAACTAA
- a CDS encoding anion transporter gives MNLVFVQSLIRDRFLHLLLIVGVVLSFFVPFAPTGWLHAIDWHTIITLSGLMLLTKGIELSGYFDVLGRKMARRFVTERQLAIFMVLAAALLSTFLTNDVALFIVVPLTLTLKKWCAIPTSRLIIFEALAVNAGSLLTPIGNPQNILLWGRSGLSFPAFIGQMLPLAAAMMMTLLALCWFCFPAKHLNYQSSDKAPSWRPKLVWSCLAFYIVFLTALELKQELWGLALIALGFLLLARAVIINVDWTLLLVFMVMFVDVHLLTQLPVLQHALNGVGQLPAGGLWLTTIGLSQFISNVPATILLLNYVPPSVLLAWAVNVGGFGLLPGSLANLIALRMAGDRRIWWRFHLYSIPMLLWAALVGYGLLQL, from the coding sequence ATGAACCTCGTCTTTGTTCAGTCGCTAATCCGCGACCGCTTTTTACATTTGCTACTGATTGTTGGCGTTGTTTTAAGCTTCTTTGTACCGTTTGCCCCCACAGGCTGGCTCCACGCGATCGACTGGCATACGATCATCACCCTCAGCGGGCTGATGCTACTGACCAAAGGTATTGAACTTAGCGGCTATTTTGACGTATTAGGCCGTAAAATGGCGCGCCGCTTCGTCACCGAGCGCCAGCTGGCCATATTTATGGTGCTGGCGGCCGCGCTGCTTTCGACCTTCTTAACCAACGACGTGGCGCTGTTTATTGTTGTGCCGCTTACGCTGACGCTGAAAAAATGGTGCGCGATACCGACCAGCCGCTTGATCATTTTCGAAGCGCTGGCGGTGAATGCCGGATCGTTGTTAACCCCCATAGGTAACCCGCAAAATATTCTGCTGTGGGGACGTTCCGGCCTTTCATTCCCGGCCTTTATCGGCCAGATGCTGCCGCTGGCGGCGGCGATGATGATGACTCTGCTGGCGCTGTGCTGGTTCTGTTTCCCCGCGAAGCATCTTAACTATCAGAGCAGCGACAAGGCGCCATCGTGGCGGCCAAAGCTGGTCTGGAGCTGCCTGGCCTTCTATATAGTATTTTTGACCGCCCTGGAGCTAAAGCAGGAGCTATGGGGACTGGCGCTGATCGCGTTGGGTTTCCTGCTGCTCGCGCGGGCGGTGATCATTAACGTCGACTGGACGCTGCTGCTGGTATTTATGGTGATGTTTGTTGATGTTCATCTGCTGACCCAGCTGCCGGTTCTGCAGCATGCGCTCAACGGTGTCGGCCAGCTCCCGGCGGGAGGATTATGGCTGACGACCATTGGTCTGTCGCAGTTTATCAGCAACGTCCCGGCGACGATTTTGCTGCTCAACTATGTACCGCCATCGGTGCTGCTGGCCTGGGCGGTTAACGTTGGCGGGTTCGGCCTGCTGCCAGGGTCTTTGGCAAATCTGATAGCGCTGCGCATGGCTGGCGATCGCCGTATCTGGTGGCGTTTCCATCTCTACTCCATTCCGATGCTGCTGTGGGCGGCGCTGGTAGGTTACGGATTGCTGCAGCTCTGA
- a CDS encoding GntR family transcriptional regulator, whose protein sequence is MTAKYLSIAREIKKRIISRQYPASEPLPDQFAFAAEFNTSRMTIQQAMRQLIVEGLIYTRKGQGTFVRKNFLQLSQWELPGSDYFGATKTWEHLGEVTSRVIRFELRFPTEKEQSSLLIDADAPVYDFVRLRLLNDEPVSLDLTVMPVALVPGLNKAHLESSVFRYVQETLGLKMMGSYRVVRALKPQELDREHLNCEASDPVLEVEQVIYLEDGTPLEYAHCHYRYDHGGIILVNNG, encoded by the coding sequence ATGACGGCCAAATATCTGAGTATCGCGCGGGAAATCAAAAAACGTATTATCAGCCGCCAGTATCCCGCCAGCGAGCCGTTACCCGACCAGTTTGCGTTCGCGGCGGAATTCAATACCAGCAGGATGACCATCCAGCAGGCGATGCGCCAGCTGATTGTCGAAGGTCTTATCTACACCCGCAAGGGTCAGGGAACGTTTGTACGTAAAAACTTCCTCCAGCTTTCACAATGGGAACTGCCCGGCAGCGACTATTTTGGCGCGACGAAAACCTGGGAACATTTAGGAGAAGTCACCAGCCGGGTGATTCGCTTCGAGCTGCGGTTCCCGACGGAAAAAGAGCAAAGCTCGCTGCTGATTGATGCCGACGCTCCGGTCTATGATTTCGTCCGCCTGCGGCTGCTTAACGATGAGCCCGTGTCGCTGGATCTCACCGTAATGCCCGTTGCGCTGGTACCCGGTCTGAATAAAGCACATCTTGAAAGCTCGGTGTTTCGTTACGTGCAGGAGACGCTGGGGTTAAAAATGATGGGCTCGTATCGCGTGGTGCGGGCGCTGAAGCCGCAGGAACTGGACAGGGAACACCTTAACTGCGAGGCGAGCGATCCGGTGCTGGAAGTCGAACAAGTTATCTATCTGGAAGACGGGACGCCGCTGGAGTATGCCCATTGCCACTATCGTTACGATCACGGCGGAATAATTCTGGTTAATAACGGATAA
- the mntR gene encoding manganese-binding transcriptional regulator MntR → MNRRAGKPITKKVTQLVNVEEHVEGFRQVREAHRRELIDDYVELISDLIMEVGEARQVDMAARLGVSQPTVAKMLKRLASVGLIEQIPWRGIFLTPEGEKLAHESRERHQIVENFLLVIGVSPEIARRDAEGMEHHVSEETLAMFKQFTLRQGSQGE, encoded by the coding sequence ATGAACCGTCGCGCAGGTAAGCCAATAACAAAAAAAGTGACGCAGCTAGTGAATGTCGAAGAACACGTGGAGGGGTTTCGTCAGGTGCGCGAGGCGCATCGTCGGGAGCTGATTGATGACTACGTGGAGCTGATTTCCGATCTGATTATGGAAGTGGGTGAAGCCCGTCAGGTAGATATGGCCGCGCGTCTTGGCGTGTCGCAGCCCACCGTTGCGAAAATGTTAAAACGACTGGCCAGCGTCGGGCTGATCGAGCAGATCCCATGGCGGGGGATCTTTTTGACCCCAGAAGGTGAGAAGCTGGCGCATGAAAGCCGCGAACGCCACCAGATTGTCGAGAACTTTTTGCTGGTGATTGGCGTCAGTCCGGAGATTGCCCGTCGCGATGCCGAAGGCATGGAGCACCACGTCAGCGAAGAGACGCTGGCGATGTTTAAACAGTTCACTCTCAGGCAAGGGTCCCAGGGAGAATGA